In one Corallococcus silvisoli genomic region, the following are encoded:
- a CDS encoding TfoX/Sxy family protein has translation MPRMDSFVEYTVELMEPLGPVQARAMFGGWGLYFGGRMFALIIQGQLYLKVDDVTRPAFEAEGCRPFVYESHGKAQQLGYWTPPTDAEDDGRRLLPWARRAVDAAQRAAMKKAAKKAPAAKKQPAATKQPAAKKPPAATKQPAAKKAPAAKKQPRVRRS, from the coding sequence ATGCCCCGCATGGACAGCTTCGTGGAGTACACGGTGGAGTTGATGGAGCCGCTCGGCCCGGTGCAGGCGCGCGCCATGTTCGGCGGCTGGGGCCTGTACTTCGGCGGCCGGATGTTCGCGCTCATCATCCAGGGCCAGCTCTACCTCAAGGTGGATGACGTCACCCGCCCCGCCTTCGAAGCCGAAGGATGCCGGCCCTTCGTCTACGAGAGTCATGGCAAGGCCCAACAACTGGGCTACTGGACGCCCCCCACGGACGCGGAGGACGACGGCCGCAGGCTGCTGCCCTGGGCCCGCCGAGCCGTGGACGCCGCCCAGCGCGCCGCGATGAAGAAGGCCGCGAAGAAGGCACCCGCGGCGAAGAAGCAGCCCGCCGCGACGAAGCAGCCCGCCGCGAAGAAGCCACCCGCGGCGACGAAGCAGCCCGCCGCGAAGAAGGCGCCTGCGGCGAAGAAGCAGCCGCGCGTCAGGCGGTCTTGA
- the cysK gene encoding cysteine synthase A yields MKVDNILQTIGNTPHVRINRLYPSRVSVHMKLERANPGGSIKDRIGLAMIEDAEKRGLLKEGSVIIEPTSGNTGIGLAMVAAVKGYKLILVMPESMSIERRRVLAAYGASFDLTPRALGMKGAIARATELVSQTPGAWMPQQFENESNIEVHKRTTAQEILNDFPDGLDYLITGVGTGGHITACGEILKAKWPKLKVFAVEPVKSPVISGGQPGPHPIQGIGAGFIPKNLHTDILDGTIQVDEKDAFEFSRRAAREEGIFVGVSSGAALSAVNQKLAEMPDGSRVLTFCYDTGERYLSVENLFPAQ; encoded by the coding sequence ATGAAGGTCGACAACATCCTGCAGACCATTGGCAACACGCCGCACGTGCGCATCAACCGGCTGTACCCCTCGCGCGTGTCGGTGCACATGAAGCTGGAGCGCGCCAACCCGGGCGGCAGCATCAAGGACCGCATCGGCCTGGCGATGATTGAGGACGCGGAGAAGCGGGGCCTCCTCAAGGAGGGCAGCGTCATCATCGAGCCCACCAGCGGCAACACCGGCATCGGGCTGGCCATGGTGGCCGCGGTGAAGGGCTACAAGCTCATCCTGGTGATGCCGGAGTCCATGAGCATCGAGCGCCGCCGCGTGCTGGCCGCCTACGGCGCCTCCTTCGACCTGACGCCGCGCGCGCTGGGCATGAAGGGCGCCATCGCCCGCGCCACGGAGCTCGTCTCCCAGACGCCCGGCGCGTGGATGCCGCAGCAGTTCGAGAACGAGTCCAACATCGAGGTCCACAAGCGCACCACCGCGCAGGAGATCCTCAACGACTTCCCGGACGGGCTGGACTACCTCATCACGGGCGTGGGCACCGGCGGCCACATCACCGCGTGCGGGGAGATCCTCAAGGCGAAGTGGCCCAAGCTGAAGGTGTTCGCGGTGGAGCCGGTGAAGTCACCCGTCATCAGCGGCGGCCAGCCGGGCCCGCACCCCATCCAGGGCATCGGCGCGGGCTTCATCCCGAAGAACCTCCACACCGACATCCTCGATGGCACCATCCAGGTGGATGAGAAGGACGCCTTCGAGTTCTCCCGCCGCGCCGCGCGCGAGGAGGGCATCTTCGTGGGCGTGTCCTCCGGCGCCGCGCTGTCCGCGGTGAACCAGAAGCTGGCGGAGATGCCGGACGGCAGCCGCGTGCTCACCTTCTGCTACGACACCGGCGAGCGCTACCTCTCCGTGGAGAACCTCTTCCCCGCGCAGTAG
- a CDS encoding PAS domain-containing sensor histidine kinase: MKADELFSGAGEMAARMRAKDWAATPLGPVEGWPVSLRTLVRTMIHSRHPMFLWWGPQLIQLYNDAYVPSFGRGKHPEALGMPGRECWPEIWPIIGPQIEDVMREGRASWNEDQLVPIFRNGRIEDVYWTYGYSPAFDDAGAIHGTLVVCTETTPRILSRQALQRSEERLRRVVEASGAGTWELEVHSGQMHVDERMALIFGLPRAGGFDLGRVLERVHPDERDALRGAIDATLAGGPQGRYFMEHRVVTAPGAHACWVEARGQVTFDADGKALQFVGTALDISERKRAEEEGRRARQELQSFLMQAPLGIALLSGPRHVYTFANAPFMSMLFGGRPAEDLLNRTVREALPELEGQGYHELLDSVYQTGKSFHGAKQRASIVQADGTEREMFVNFTYQAKRDPCGRIDGILVVIYEVTDQVNEQKEFEQLAENLRAAIVSRDTFLGVASHELNTPLTTLKLQMQLSQRLFDSQGAEAFSPARIKKLLDSTLLQVERLGRLVNDMLDVSRISSGKLSMTRVRTDLSALVPEVLERFAPQLEGAGITLERDIEGGIVAPLDATRIEQVMANFIINAIKYAPGKPVHARVERRARRVRVSLRDEGQGISAEHHERIFVRFERATSASEASGLGLGLYIAKQIIQGHGGTIAVESEPGRGATFSFELPLD, from the coding sequence GTGAAGGCGGACGAGCTGTTCAGCGGCGCGGGGGAGATGGCCGCCCGGATGCGCGCGAAGGACTGGGCGGCCACGCCGCTGGGGCCCGTGGAGGGCTGGCCCGTCTCGCTGCGGACCCTGGTGCGGACGATGATCCACTCGCGCCACCCGATGTTCCTTTGGTGGGGGCCCCAGCTCATCCAGCTCTACAACGATGCCTACGTGCCCAGCTTCGGCCGGGGGAAGCACCCCGAGGCGCTGGGGATGCCCGGCCGCGAGTGCTGGCCGGAGATCTGGCCCATCATCGGACCGCAGATCGAAGACGTGATGCGCGAGGGGAGGGCCAGCTGGAACGAAGACCAGCTCGTCCCCATCTTCCGCAACGGCCGCATCGAGGACGTCTACTGGACCTATGGCTACTCGCCGGCCTTCGACGATGCCGGCGCGATTCACGGCACGCTGGTGGTCTGCACCGAAACCACCCCGCGAATCCTCAGCCGACAGGCCCTCCAGCGGAGCGAGGAGCGCCTTCGCCGCGTCGTGGAGGCTTCCGGGGCAGGCACCTGGGAGCTGGAGGTCCACTCCGGCCAGATGCACGTGGATGAGCGGATGGCCCTGATCTTCGGACTCCCCCGGGCCGGTGGATTCGACCTCGGGCGGGTGCTCGAGCGCGTCCATCCCGATGAGCGCGACGCCCTGCGCGGGGCCATCGACGCCACGCTCGCGGGAGGGCCCCAGGGCCGCTACTTCATGGAGCACCGGGTGGTGACGGCGCCAGGCGCCCACGCCTGCTGGGTCGAGGCACGCGGGCAGGTGACCTTCGACGCGGACGGCAAGGCCCTCCAGTTCGTCGGAACGGCGCTCGACATCAGTGAGCGCAAGCGGGCCGAGGAAGAGGGCCGGCGCGCGCGACAGGAGCTGCAGAGCTTCCTCATGCAGGCCCCACTCGGCATCGCCCTCCTCAGCGGTCCGCGCCACGTCTACACCTTCGCGAACGCCCCCTTCATGTCCATGCTGTTCGGGGGCCGTCCCGCGGAGGACCTCCTGAACCGGACCGTGCGCGAAGCGCTGCCGGAGCTGGAGGGCCAGGGCTATCACGAGCTCCTCGACAGCGTGTACCAGACGGGCAAGAGCTTCCACGGCGCCAAGCAGCGCGCCTCCATTGTCCAGGCCGACGGAACCGAGCGGGAGATGTTCGTCAACTTCACCTACCAGGCGAAGCGCGACCCGTGCGGGCGCATCGACGGCATCCTGGTGGTCATCTACGAAGTGACCGATCAGGTCAACGAACAGAAGGAGTTCGAACAGCTCGCGGAGAACCTCCGCGCGGCCATCGTGTCGCGGGACACGTTCCTGGGCGTCGCCTCGCACGAACTCAACACCCCCCTGACCACGCTCAAGTTGCAGATGCAGCTGAGCCAGCGGCTCTTCGACAGCCAGGGCGCGGAGGCGTTCAGCCCGGCGCGGATCAAGAAGCTGCTCGACAGCACCCTGCTCCAGGTGGAGCGGTTGGGGCGCCTGGTCAACGACATGCTGGACGTGTCCCGCATCAGCTCCGGGAAGCTGTCCATGACGCGCGTGCGGACGGACCTCTCCGCGCTGGTCCCGGAGGTGCTGGAGCGCTTCGCCCCACAATTGGAGGGGGCCGGAATCACGCTGGAGCGGGACATCGAAGGTGGCATCGTGGCCCCACTCGACGCCACGCGCATCGAGCAGGTGATGGCGAACTTCATCATCAACGCCATCAAGTACGCGCCCGGCAAGCCCGTGCACGCGAGGGTCGAACGCAGGGCGCGGCGCGTCCGGGTCAGCCTGCGGGACGAAGGCCAGGGCATCTCCGCGGAGCACCACGAGCGCATCTTCGTCCGGTTCGAGCGGGCGACGTCCGCGAGCGAGGCCAGCGGGCTGGGGCTCGGCCTCTACATCGCGAAGCAGATCATCCAGGGCCACGGGGGGACCATCGCGGTCGAAAGCGAGCCCGGCCGCGGTGCCACCTTCAGCTTCGAGCTGCCACTGGATTAG
- a CDS encoding aminotransferase class V-fold PLP-dependent enzyme, whose product MSFSFEPYRAEFPVLKEQLYLNHAGVAPTSLRAATAVKAWMDDLVNHGVLNERSWEAHSEKVRGLAARIIGASPDEVAFVRNTSHGLGLVAEGLDWRPGDEVAVATSLEYPSNVYPWLHLQARGVEVREIPAPNGGVTPEAVASVLTPRTRLVAVSSVQFATGHRTDLDALGALCECSGVLLCVDGIQSVGCIPVDVKKSRVHFLSADSHKWMLGISGIGFLYVARDVLPRVRPALVGWRSTTDAWNFNRSHFELRPDAAKFEEGSAAYPGIYAMGAALELLLEVGPEAIGGRIGELLARLDMGLRGLGCEVGPEPRDRAGILTFLPPGANVRALSAFLSEKKVSHSVRRGRIRLSPHFYNTDAEMDRLVELVREYRPG is encoded by the coding sequence ATGAGCTTCTCGTTCGAGCCCTACCGCGCCGAGTTCCCCGTCCTGAAGGAGCAGCTCTACCTCAACCACGCCGGGGTCGCGCCCACGAGCCTGCGCGCCGCCACGGCCGTGAAGGCGTGGATGGACGACCTGGTGAACCACGGCGTCCTGAACGAGCGGAGCTGGGAGGCGCACAGCGAGAAGGTGCGGGGGCTGGCCGCGCGCATCATCGGGGCCTCGCCGGACGAGGTGGCCTTCGTGCGCAACACCAGCCACGGCCTGGGCCTGGTCGCGGAGGGGTTGGACTGGCGGCCCGGGGATGAGGTCGCCGTCGCGACGAGCCTCGAATATCCCTCCAACGTCTACCCGTGGCTGCACCTCCAGGCCCGGGGCGTGGAGGTGCGTGAGATTCCCGCGCCGAACGGGGGCGTGACGCCGGAGGCGGTGGCGTCGGTGCTCACCCCTCGCACGCGGCTGGTGGCGGTGTCGTCCGTGCAGTTCGCCACCGGCCACCGCACGGACCTGGACGCGCTGGGGGCGCTGTGCGAGTGCTCGGGCGTGCTCCTGTGCGTGGACGGCATCCAGAGCGTGGGCTGCATCCCGGTGGATGTGAAGAAGAGCCGCGTCCACTTCCTCAGCGCGGACAGCCACAAGTGGATGCTGGGCATCTCCGGCATTGGCTTCTTGTACGTGGCCAGGGACGTGCTGCCGCGCGTGCGTCCCGCGCTGGTCGGCTGGCGCAGCACCACCGATGCGTGGAACTTCAACCGCTCCCACTTCGAGCTGCGCCCGGACGCGGCGAAGTTCGAGGAGGGCAGCGCCGCGTACCCCGGCATCTACGCCATGGGCGCCGCGCTGGAGCTGCTGCTGGAGGTGGGGCCCGAGGCCATTGGCGGGAGGATTGGCGAGCTGCTGGCCCGCCTGGACATGGGCCTGCGCGGGCTGGGCTGCGAGGTAGGGCCGGAGCCCCGGGACCGCGCGGGCATCCTCACCTTCCTGCCGCCCGGGGCGAACGTCCGGGCCCTCAGCGCCTTCCTGTCGGAGAAGAAGGTGTCCCACTCCGTGCGGCGCGGGCGCATCCGCCTGTCTCCGCACTTCTACAACACGGACGCGGAGATGGACCGGCTGGTGGAACTGGTGCGCGAGTACCGGCCCGGGTGA
- a CDS encoding efflux RND transporter permease subunit produces the protein MSAPGEGPAHASHAAKERARDEALVNGKHNTARYFTETRHVAWVALVFTLVWGVYGYLQMPKAKDPAIAVRVAVATCLWPGAEAEKIEQLVTRRIEQKLAENASVEKVESISRTSLSVVYVTLKEDVADRAREFDDIQGRLNTLRDLPSGAGPIQFLKDFGDTSTLLLTVSSPKASPVELDLRARALSHAITEVRGAAAAPGPRATLVVNFPPSINAASMQRLGEDARRFLEALPGNSDAYLLQSPGFIGVDVATPLTDAALLEHLRGFVHGHLSVSELHPDVWRPLVVRDPKDARARLEEGAGDRYSYRELDDFTDALQRRLQRLPLVSKVTRTGVLPEKVFLEYSQERLASYGLQQSNLSSLLAGRNITAPGGIVEVDGRSVTIDPSGEFSSERQVGDVVVTTSGGGAPVYLRDLVDVRRDYQSPARFLHYLNARDAQGHFTRTRAITLAVNMRPGEQIGDFGAAVDAELSQVKKLLPEDLVIRRTSDQPLQVRENVHLFMSSLYEAIFLVVLVALVGFWEWRTALLLALSIPITLAMTFGLMHLFGVDIQQISIASLIIALGLLVDDPVVASDAIKHSLSQGWKPRVAAWLGPTKLATAILFATLTNIAAYLPFLTLPGDTGKFIHSLPIVLTLSLVASRIVSMTFVPLLGSTLLRAPKTPEPSSRERRSKGFARRYAQVVGWAIDHRFVVVGIAGLLLVLGGLAGTRVKSAFFPKDLSYLSYVDVWLPEDATLSSTRDASAQAVTVVREVAEQYGREHPGPDGEPREVLASVTEFVGGGGPRFWFSVAPEQQQLNYAQLLLQVEDKEDTRALVPLLQEQLSRRIAGARLDVRELETGKPVGIPVSVRISGEDIGQLRALAEEAKALFRSTPGTARTRDDWGSDTFAVKLEVDPDRANLAGVTNLDVATSSAVAMNGMTVGQLREGNHQIDIVARLRADERAGLGDIENLYVSSRTGPQKVPLRQVSHVAYSLQTEKIRRRNQFRTITVATFPQAGVLPSEVMKLAKPKLDALRSRLPVGYTLEVGGEAEEQVKSFRSMAMVMGMLLVAIYVALAVQFKNAIKPLVVFAALPFGAVAAVVSLDVMGAPLSFMAFLGIISLMGVIVSHIIVLFDYIEEAHERGEPLREALLDAGLMRLRPVLVTVAATVLGLIPLALHGGPLWQPLCYAQVGGLTVATVLTLLLVPVLYTLFVRDLKWIRWDAPAPHDAAPEVTPPLALPPREEQAGVG, from the coding sequence GTGAGCGCCCCCGGGGAAGGCCCGGCGCACGCCTCCCATGCGGCGAAGGAGCGCGCCCGGGACGAAGCGCTGGTGAACGGCAAGCACAACACCGCGCGCTACTTCACGGAGACGCGCCACGTGGCGTGGGTGGCGCTCGTCTTCACGCTGGTGTGGGGCGTCTACGGCTACCTCCAGATGCCCAAGGCGAAGGACCCGGCCATCGCGGTGCGCGTGGCGGTGGCCACCTGCCTGTGGCCGGGCGCGGAGGCGGAGAAGATCGAGCAGTTGGTCACCCGCCGCATCGAGCAGAAGCTGGCGGAGAACGCCTCCGTCGAGAAGGTGGAGTCCATCAGCCGCACCAGCCTGTCCGTCGTCTACGTCACGCTGAAGGAGGACGTGGCGGACCGGGCCCGGGAGTTCGACGACATCCAGGGCCGGCTCAACACGCTTCGCGACCTGCCCTCGGGCGCGGGCCCCATCCAGTTCCTCAAGGACTTCGGTGACACGTCCACGCTGCTGCTCACCGTGTCCAGCCCCAAGGCCAGCCCCGTGGAGCTGGACCTGCGCGCCCGGGCCCTCTCGCACGCCATCACCGAGGTGCGGGGCGCCGCCGCCGCGCCCGGGCCCCGCGCGACCCTGGTGGTCAACTTCCCGCCGTCCATCAACGCGGCCTCCATGCAGCGGCTGGGGGAGGACGCCCGGCGCTTCCTGGAGGCGCTGCCCGGCAACAGCGACGCGTACCTGCTCCAGAGCCCCGGCTTCATCGGCGTGGACGTGGCGACGCCCCTGACGGACGCCGCGCTGCTGGAGCACCTGCGCGGCTTCGTGCACGGACACCTGAGCGTGTCCGAGCTGCACCCGGACGTCTGGCGCCCCCTGGTGGTGCGCGACCCGAAGGACGCTCGGGCCCGGCTGGAGGAGGGCGCGGGGGACCGCTACAGCTACCGCGAGCTGGACGACTTCACGGACGCGCTCCAGCGCAGGCTCCAGCGGCTCCCCCTCGTGTCCAAGGTGACGCGCACGGGCGTGCTGCCGGAGAAGGTGTTCCTGGAGTACTCGCAGGAGCGGCTGGCGTCGTACGGCCTCCAGCAGTCCAACCTCTCCAGCCTGCTCGCCGGACGCAACATCACCGCGCCGGGAGGCATCGTGGAGGTGGATGGCCGGAGCGTGACCATCGACCCGTCGGGCGAGTTCAGCAGCGAGCGGCAGGTGGGCGACGTGGTGGTGACGACGAGCGGCGGCGGCGCGCCCGTGTACCTGCGCGACCTGGTGGACGTGCGGCGCGACTACCAGAGCCCCGCGCGCTTCCTGCATTACCTCAACGCCCGCGACGCGCAGGGCCACTTCACGCGCACGCGCGCCATCACCCTGGCCGTCAACATGCGCCCGGGCGAGCAGATTGGCGACTTCGGGGCCGCGGTGGACGCGGAGCTTTCGCAGGTGAAGAAGCTGCTGCCGGAGGACCTGGTCATCCGCCGCACCTCCGACCAGCCGCTCCAGGTGCGGGAGAACGTCCACCTCTTCATGTCGTCGCTGTACGAGGCCATCTTCCTGGTGGTGCTGGTGGCGCTGGTGGGCTTCTGGGAGTGGCGCACGGCGCTGCTGCTGGCCCTGTCCATCCCCATCACCCTGGCGATGACGTTCGGGCTGATGCACCTGTTCGGCGTGGACATCCAGCAGATCTCCATCGCGTCGCTCATCATCGCGCTGGGGCTGCTGGTGGATGATCCGGTGGTGGCGAGCGACGCCATCAAGCACTCGCTCTCCCAGGGGTGGAAGCCGCGCGTCGCCGCGTGGCTGGGGCCCACGAAGCTGGCCACCGCCATCCTGTTCGCGACCCTCACCAACATCGCGGCCTATCTGCCGTTCCTCACGCTGCCGGGGGACACGGGGAAGTTCATCCACTCGCTGCCCATCGTGCTCACGCTGTCGCTCGTCGCGTCGCGCATCGTATCGATGACGTTCGTGCCGCTCTTGGGCTCCACGCTCCTGCGGGCGCCGAAGACGCCGGAGCCGTCGTCGCGGGAGCGGCGCTCGAAGGGCTTCGCGCGCCGGTATGCCCAGGTCGTGGGCTGGGCCATCGACCACCGCTTCGTGGTGGTGGGCATCGCGGGCCTGCTGCTCGTGCTGGGGGGACTGGCCGGGACGCGGGTGAAGTCCGCCTTCTTCCCCAAGGACCTGTCGTACCTGTCCTACGTGGACGTGTGGTTGCCGGAGGACGCCACGCTGTCCTCGACGCGCGACGCCTCCGCCCAGGCGGTGACGGTGGTGCGGGAGGTGGCGGAGCAGTACGGCCGCGAGCACCCGGGACCGGACGGCGAGCCGCGCGAGGTGCTGGCGTCGGTGACGGAGTTCGTCGGCGGAGGCGGGCCGCGCTTCTGGTTCTCCGTGGCGCCGGAGCAGCAGCAGCTCAACTACGCGCAGCTCCTGCTCCAGGTGGAGGACAAGGAGGACACGCGCGCGCTGGTGCCGCTCCTCCAGGAGCAGCTCTCCCGCAGGATCGCCGGCGCGCGGCTGGACGTGCGCGAGCTGGAGACGGGCAAGCCCGTGGGCATCCCCGTGTCGGTGCGCATCTCCGGAGAGGACATCGGGCAGCTGCGCGCGCTGGCGGAGGAGGCCAAGGCGCTGTTCCGGAGCACGCCCGGCACCGCGCGCACCCGCGACGACTGGGGCAGCGACACCTTCGCGGTGAAGCTGGAGGTGGACCCGGACCGCGCCAACCTCGCGGGGGTCACCAACCTGGACGTGGCCACGTCCTCCGCGGTGGCGATGAACGGCATGACCGTGGGCCAGCTGCGCGAAGGCAACCATCAAATCGACATCGTGGCCCGCCTGCGCGCGGACGAGCGGGCGGGGCTGGGGGACATCGAGAACCTGTATGTCAGCTCGCGCACCGGGCCGCAGAAGGTGCCGCTCCGGCAGGTGTCGCACGTGGCGTACTCGCTCCAGACGGAGAAGATCCGCCGGCGCAACCAGTTCCGCACCATCACCGTGGCCACGTTCCCGCAGGCGGGCGTGCTGCCGTCGGAGGTGATGAAGCTGGCGAAGCCGAAGCTGGATGCCCTGCGCTCGCGCCTGCCCGTGGGCTACACGCTGGAGGTGGGCGGCGAGGCGGAGGAGCAGGTGAAGAGCTTCCGCAGCATGGCGATGGTGATGGGGATGCTGCTCGTCGCCATCTACGTGGCGCTGGCGGTGCAGTTCAAGAACGCCATCAAGCCGCTGGTGGTGTTCGCCGCGCTCCCGTTCGGCGCGGTGGCGGCGGTGGTGTCCCTGGACGTGATGGGCGCGCCGCTCAGCTTCATGGCCTTCCTGGGCATCATCAGCCTGATGGGCGTCATCGTCAGTCACATCATCGTGCTCTTCGACTACATCGAGGAGGCGCACGAGCGCGGCGAGCCCCTCCGGGAGGCGCTGCTGGACGCGGGGCTGATGCGCCTGCGGCCCGTGCTGGTGACGGTGGCGGCGACGGTGCTCGGGTTGATCCCGCTCGCCCTGCATGGCGGCCCGCTGTGGCAGCCGCTCTGCTACGCGCAGGTGGGGGGCCTCACGGTGGCCACGGTGCTCACGCTCCTGCTGGTGCCGGTGCTCTACACGCTGTTCGTCCGGGACCTGAAGTGGATCCGCTGGGACGCGCCCGCGCCACACGACGCCGCTCCGGAGGTGACTCCGCCGCTGGCGCTTCCCCCGCGCGAGGAGCAGGCGGGGGTGGGGTGA
- a CDS encoding AMP-binding protein: MTTALSYAHGTSATPLLGETIGQNLRRTVERYGEREALVVASQNYRVTWRQFWDATTEVAKGLLALGVQKGDRVGLWSPNRFEWTVAQYALARTGAILVNLNPAYRTSELEYALNQAGVSVLLLAKGFRQTDYTRMLEEVRPRCAGLREALVLDTDWDRLVRAGASVGDDVLEAREQSLQFDDPINIQYTSGTTGFPKGATLSHHNVLNNGFFVGEVLRYTPEDRVCIPVPFYHCFGMVMGNLACTSHGSTMVIPGEAFEPLAVLQTVQAERCTSLYGVPTMFIAELDHPRFGEFDLKSLRTGIMAGSPCPVEVMKQVQSRMHMREVTICYGMTETSPVSTQNPLDDTLEKRVATVGRVHPHLEVKVVDPETGAVVPQGQPGELCTRGYSVMLGYWDNPQATAAAIDRAGWMHTGDLATMDADGYVKIVGRIKDMIIRGGENVYPREVEEFLHTHPEVSEAQVIGVPSAKYGEEVMAWVRLKSGATLSAEVLTAFCSGRISTFKIPRHWKFVDSFPMTVTGKVQKFRMREVSIAELGLGEVAAIKTA, translated from the coding sequence ATGACGACCGCCCTCTCCTACGCTCATGGCACCAGCGCCACCCCGCTGCTGGGGGAAACCATCGGTCAGAACCTGCGCCGCACCGTCGAGCGGTACGGCGAGCGCGAGGCCCTGGTGGTGGCCTCGCAGAACTACCGTGTCACGTGGCGCCAGTTCTGGGACGCGACGACGGAGGTGGCGAAGGGACTGCTGGCCCTGGGGGTCCAGAAGGGGGACCGCGTGGGCCTCTGGTCGCCCAACCGCTTCGAGTGGACGGTGGCGCAGTACGCGCTGGCGCGCACGGGCGCCATCCTCGTCAACCTGAACCCGGCCTATCGCACGTCGGAGCTGGAGTACGCGCTCAACCAGGCCGGCGTGAGCGTCCTGCTGCTGGCGAAGGGCTTCCGGCAGACGGACTACACGCGGATGCTGGAGGAGGTCCGGCCCCGCTGCGCGGGACTGCGCGAGGCGCTGGTGTTGGACACGGACTGGGACCGGCTGGTGCGGGCCGGAGCGAGCGTGGGGGACGACGTGCTGGAGGCGCGCGAGCAGTCGCTCCAGTTCGATGACCCCATCAACATCCAGTACACGTCCGGCACCACGGGCTTCCCCAAGGGCGCGACGCTGTCGCACCACAACGTGCTCAACAACGGCTTCTTCGTGGGGGAGGTGCTTCGCTACACGCCGGAGGACCGGGTGTGCATCCCGGTGCCCTTCTACCACTGCTTCGGCATGGTGATGGGCAACCTGGCCTGCACGTCCCATGGCTCGACGATGGTGATTCCGGGGGAGGCGTTCGAGCCGCTGGCGGTGCTCCAGACCGTGCAGGCCGAACGCTGCACGTCGCTCTATGGCGTGCCCACGATGTTCATCGCGGAGTTGGATCACCCGCGCTTTGGCGAGTTCGACCTGAAGTCGCTGCGCACCGGCATCATGGCGGGCTCGCCGTGTCCGGTGGAGGTGATGAAGCAGGTGCAGTCGCGCATGCACATGCGGGAGGTCACCATCTGCTATGGCATGACGGAGACGTCGCCCGTGTCCACGCAGAACCCCCTGGATGACACGCTGGAGAAGCGCGTGGCCACGGTGGGCCGCGTGCACCCGCACCTGGAGGTGAAGGTCGTGGATCCGGAGACCGGCGCGGTGGTGCCGCAGGGGCAGCCCGGGGAGCTGTGCACGCGGGGCTACAGCGTGATGCTCGGGTACTGGGACAACCCACAGGCCACCGCGGCGGCCATCGACCGGGCCGGGTGGATGCACACGGGCGACCTGGCGACGATGGACGCGGACGGCTACGTGAAGATCGTCGGCCGCATCAAGGACATGATCATCCGGGGCGGGGAGAACGTGTACCCGCGCGAGGTGGAGGAGTTCCTCCACACGCACCCGGAGGTCAGCGAGGCGCAGGTCATCGGCGTGCCCAGCGCGAAGTACGGCGAGGAGGTGATGGCGTGGGTGCGCCTGAAGTCCGGCGCCACGCTGTCCGCGGAGGTCCTGACGGCCTTCTGCTCCGGCCGCATCTCCACCTTCAAGATTCCCCGCCACTGGAAGTTCGTGGACAGCTTCCCGATGACGGTGACGGGCAAGGTGCAGAAGTTCCGCATGCGCGAGGTCTCCATCGCCGAGCTGGGGCTCGGCGAGGTGGCCGCCATCAAGACCGCCTGA
- the epsC gene encoding serine O-acetyltransferase EpsC — protein MDDPNARLVATLLEARQRHCFPPDVRKAAPEFVAQVLGLLFPHFAERLECNAAAVRRDVTAVEASLQRIQALLAPHYPVTDAGMSGRFMAKLPDLYDWLQQDARAIFEADPAARSVDEVVLTYPGFYAIAIYRVANALHRLNFPLLPRLLTEYAHQRTGVDIHPGATIGRKFVIDHGTGVVIGETTVIGDNVKIYQGVTLGALMVEKALADKKRHPTIEDDVVVYANATILGGGTVVGRGSIIAGNAWLTQSVPAQSVVTRRSEVRARQGDEGLDVLDYQI, from the coding sequence ATGGACGATCCGAACGCCCGACTGGTTGCCACCCTGCTGGAGGCGCGACAGCGCCACTGCTTCCCCCCGGACGTCCGCAAGGCGGCGCCGGAGTTCGTCGCGCAGGTGCTGGGGCTGCTCTTCCCCCACTTCGCGGAGCGGCTGGAGTGCAACGCCGCCGCGGTGCGCCGGGACGTCACCGCCGTGGAGGCGAGCCTCCAGCGCATCCAGGCCCTGCTCGCGCCGCACTACCCCGTCACGGACGCGGGCATGTCCGGGCGCTTCATGGCGAAGCTGCCGGACCTCTACGACTGGCTCCAGCAGGACGCTCGCGCCATCTTCGAGGCGGACCCCGCCGCGCGCAGCGTGGACGAGGTGGTGCTCACCTACCCGGGCTTCTACGCCATCGCCATCTACCGCGTGGCGAACGCGCTGCACCGGCTGAACTTCCCGCTGCTGCCGCGCCTGCTCACCGAATACGCCCACCAGCGCACCGGCGTGGACATCCACCCGGGCGCCACCATTGGCCGCAAGTTCGTCATCGACCACGGCACGGGGGTCGTCATCGGTGAGACGACGGTGATTGGCGACAACGTGAAGATCTACCAGGGCGTCACCCTGGGCGCGCTGATGGTGGAGAAGGCCCTGGCGGACAAGAAGCGCCACCCGACCATCGAGGACGACGTGGTGGTGTACGCCAACGCCACCATCCTCGGGGGCGGGACGGTGGTGGGCCGGGGCAGCATCATCGCCGGCAACGCGTGGCTCACGCAGAGCGTGCCCGCCCAGTCCGTCGTCACCCGCCGCAGCGAGGTGCGGGCGCGACAGGGCGACGAAGGCCTGGACGTCCTCGACTACCAGATTTGA